The following nucleotide sequence is from Pedobacter sp. PACM 27299.
AAACGATCATCGAGGTTGTTTAAGCTTGTTTCTCTCACATCACTTACCACGAGCTGAACGCTAGGTTCTAAATCGTGCAGCAGCAAGGATTTGCCCCCTGAGGCGGCACAACAATCCCACCAGCGGTCATAAGCTTTAGGTTCAAAGAACAAACCTGTCTTTTGAGAAGACAGATCCTGCACCTGGTAAAACTTCTGATTGGGGAATATATTTTCGAGTTTTGTCCCATTTGGCAGGGCCAATGTGGTTTCGCTCAGTTCTTTTACCGGCACTTCATGCGCCTGTAAATCGGATAGTAAAGCTTTCAGATGTCCTTTGGTGATCCTTAAAAACAAATCAGGCTGTGTAAAGAAAGATTCAAAGAAATCCCCTTGTTCCACCTCCGCACTTAGATTCTGGTGGAAAGAAAAAACATCCTCCAGGTTAAAAGCTGGAAATACCGACTGGATCAGCGCCAGCTTAGCTTTAAGCGGCAATTCAATTTGATCAGCAAATTCAGACAAATAGGTATCTACGACTAAACTATGGGTATGATTACATAAAAAATCGGCAATTGCCAGACGCTGCACCTGGGGTTCTTTCATCAGGGCTTTTCCTAATCTGAAAAAACTATAGATATAACGGCTGGACCATCTTCTGTCTGAAGAGCCCATTTTTTTATTCTGTTTGAAATAGAGGTGTAAAAACCGATGTAAAGGCAGCAGCCCATCGTAGCTTTTAAAAATCTGCTCAAATGCCCGGATCTGGTGTTCTATTCTCATTCTACAACGTTTATGGCAAAATTCTTATAGCGTAAAAGCATTAAACTGGTATTGATATAACCCAGTTTTTCATCATGACGAAAGTCGAAGGAATTGTGTAAGCCTTCATACTTTTCTTTGGTCAGGTACTTCAAATAATTGGCACCATGCTCAGCAAATAATTTACCGAAATAAAACCCGATATCAAAGCCTTTAAAAGAATATTCAGAAGGCTCAAACTTGAAAGCTTCTCTATATTTTTTAACGAACTGAACCGTTGCTGCGCTTCGGTAATTGACATGGTATGAAGCCGTGATACTGGTATTTAAAGCCTGTAATTTATCGACATTATAATTCTGTTTGATCCAGTCCGGGTGACCGAATAAGTTCAAATCATACCCTTTATTCTTTATTTTAACTAGTCTATCTAGGGTAGGAACCACAAATTTACGATCGGATGAAGTAACAATGACTACATATTGCTTACCCTTTTGCATCTTGGTTTCCATACTAAATACCGAGGGATACTCCTGTACCAGAAAGACCTTTTTACTGGCTTTAAAATATTCGCGTAATGGTCCTCCCAGCACTTCATCGCTGCTTGTTTTTGGATTGATCAACACCACTATCGTGTTTTCCGGCGCATAATTTTTAGCTACATAATTCACAATTTTGGCGGCATGAAGGTCAATATTATTGACCACCGAAATCAGATTGGGATTGTTAAACTCTTCCGGATGAGTAGCTGCCAATGGAGAGATGACCGGAATATTTCTGGCAATAGAATAAGGCATCAGGTGCTTAATTCCCTGAGGAAATACCGGACCAACTACGAGATTTGTATACGTTAAAGTCCCTTTATTAATCAGCGCATCGATCTGCGCATTAGAGTCACGGGTATCAAAGACATTCACTTTGAAGTTTAATCCCAAACTTGCTGCTGAGTCTATTCCCATTTTGAAACCCTGGTAAAAGTCGATGGCCATTGCCGATTTATCGACCTCGGCTTTGGTGGCCGTTCTCAGGTTAATTTCATTTAGGCGGAATGGGATCAGTAAGGAAATATTAGCCTGTGTAAACCGCTCTACAGGTTTTTCTACTTCTTTAACTTTGCCCTGGCCTTCTGGGGTTTTATTTGCAGGCTTTCTTATTTTCGGCGAACAGGCCGAAAATAAGAAAGCAATACAAATGATCAGCCAATACTTATTCCCACTCAATTGTAGCGGGTGGTTTTGAACTGATATCATATACTACGCGGTTTATTCCTTTTACTTTGTTAATAATTTCATTAGAAATTTTGGCGAGTACGTTATACGGTAAATGACACCAATCGGCAGTCATACCATCTACAGATTCCACTGCACGAAGGCAGATGGCATTTTCGTAGGTACGTTCATCACCCATTACGCCTACAGACTGTACTGGAAGGAAGATTGCTCCTGCTTGCCATACTTTATCATACAGACCTGCTTCTTTTAAGTTATTGATATAAATCGCATCTGCTTCCTGAAGAATAGCTACCTTCTCTGGAGTCACCTCACCAAGAATTCTAATGGCTAGTCCCGGTCCAGGGAAAGGATGACGGCCAATAATGAAATGCTCTAAACCTAATGAAGTACCGACTCTTCTTACTTCATCTTTAAATAAAGTTTTCAAAGGCTCTACTACTTTCAGTTTCATAAAGTCAGGCAATCCGCCTACGTTATGGTGAGATTTAATCGTTGCTGAAGGGCCTCCATTTACAGAGATTGACTCGATTACGTCTGGGTAGATTGTACCTTGTGCCAGCCATTTTACATCTTCTACCAGGTGTGCTTCTGTATCGAATACTTCGATAAATACACGTCCGATTGCTTTACGCTTCAACTCAGGATCAGTTACACCAGCCAGTTGGCTTAGGAAACGATCTTTAGCATCCACCCCTTTTATGTTTAAACCAAGGTGTTTGTATTGTTCTAATACACTTTCGTATTCGTCTTTACGAAGTAATCCGTTGTCGACAAAAATACAGTGTAAATTGGTACCGATTGCTTTGTGTAATAATACAGCAGCAACACTAGAGTCTACCCCACCTGAAAGGCCAAGTACTACTTTATCGTCACCAATAGTTTCTTTTAAATCTGCAATGATCGTTTCTACAAAAGCTTCGGAAGTCCATTCCTGATGACATCCACAGATATCTACTAAAAAGTTTTCCAGCAATTGCTTTCCGTCCGTGCTGTGTGTCACTTCCGGGTGGAACTGAATCGCATACGTTTCGCTATCTTTAATCTGGTAAGCCGCAACTTTTACGCTGTCAGTACTTGCAATCAGTTCAAAGTTTTCAGGGATCTTTGTGATGGTATCTCCATGAGACATCCACACTTGAGAATCCAGGTTGATGTTTTTAAATAATTTATTTCCGCTAGCAACGAAATTCAGGTTAGCCCTGCCGTATTCACGAGTTGATGAAGCCTGAACTTCACCACCAAGCTGCTGCGCCATATATTGCGCACCATAACAAACGCCCAATACTGGGAATTTAAGGTGGAATTTAGTCAGGTCAATCTGTGGAGCATCTGCTTGACGCACCGAGAACGGACTTCCTGAAAATATAATACCTTTTACGTCTGATGTGATTTCAGGAATATTGTTGAAGGGATGAATTTCGCAATACACATTTAGTTCGCGTACCCTGCGGGCAATTAGCTGCGTGTATTGGGAACCAAAATCGAGAATAATGATTTTTTCTAGCATGGCCAAAGTTAAGAAAACTTACCTGCTGGTACAAGACAGAATGTCAATTAACCTCGATTTGATACTTATTTACCTCCACACCGAATCTTCGCAGAAAATCTACACCTTCATCACTGGGTAATCCTTTGTATTCAGCATAAGAATCGAGGTATAAAACCTTCCTGATTCCGGAAGATAAAATTAACCTCGCACAGGCAATACAAGGGGAAAGTGTGGTGTATAAGGTGGCGCCTTCAATCTTAGAACCATTCTTTGAAGCATATAAAATGGCATTCTCTTCTGCATGCAGGGCTAGAGAGCAGCTGCCGCGGGAATCCCTGTCGCAGCCTGTTTCCGGCCATTCTTCATCACAGTTGTGTGTTTCTGGCGGTGGTCCGTTATAACCGATAGAAATGATCCTGGTATCTTTTGTAAGTACTGCACCTACATGTGCCCTTACACAATGGGAACGTGCAGCAAGATCCACTGCCAGATTCATATAAATATGATCGAAACTCTTTTTACTCATATTAGGTATAAATAAAAAAGCTTCCCATCGAATCAATGGGAAGCTTTGCTGTTAAATATAATTAGTGACCTCCTTCGGCCTCAATATTTTCTACATTAATGCCCTGACTTTTCAGTACAGCACTTACTCTCCAGGCAAAGAAGATCAGGTAAGCAAACCCGATTGCCGGAACAATATAAGAACTGTGGATACCAATGGTATCAGCAAGTTCACCTTGAATTGGCGGAATAATCGCACCACCCAAAATCATCATGATTAAGAATGAAGACCCCTGACTGGTGTATTTGTTCAGTCCGGTGATCGACAATGCGAAGATAGAAGGCCACATGATCGAGCAGCACAATCCACCACTTACGAAAGCAAAGATCGCGATATGACCAGTAGTTAATAAACCGATCAGCATAGAAATCGCACCTAAAGTACCGAAGATCGCCAATGTTTTGGCTGGTTTCTCCTGTCCAAGGTAAAAAGCAACAATCATTACTGCGATACAAATGCCATATACATATAAGTTACCTACATCAGTTCCTGTAAAGTGGTTCACTACTAAGATCACCCCAAAAGCAACGAAAGGAACGATTACCGTCAGGATATTTCTCATCGTTTTAGACATTTTAAAGGCCGAGATTGCACCTGTCCAACGTCCGATCATCATACTTCCCCAGTATAAGGAGATGTATTGTTTGATCTCAGATTCTGCTAAACCACCAAATTCTTTTAAGTTCAACAAGGCACCAAGGTTACTTTGAATGGTTACCTCTGTACCTACATACATGAAGATTGCCAGCATGCCCAATACCAATTGCGGGTATTGCATTGCGCCCCATTTTTCAGGATTGTCTTTCTTAACGGTGTAAGCGAACAGCAAGGCACCAAGAATGATGGCCAGTGAAGAGTATACAAATACTGAAGCAGAGATACCGGTAGCATTCGCTAAAGGACCTGCAGCAGCTACCATTAAGAAACCAAGGATCATCACTACTAGCGGACCGTTAGGTTTAGGACTGGCCTCTACTTTCTCATTACTGGTTACTTCTGGCAATTTAGACAGCGCGAAGAAGATCGCCACTGCGATGAATAGACCTGCAAGAATCAGGTACAGGTTATTGATAGAACTAATTTCTACTGCTTTCGGAACAGCATCATTTGCGGTACCGAATAAAACCACACTCACGATCACTGGTCCCATTAAACCACCAAGGTTATTGATACCACCGGCAAGGTTTAAACGGTGAGTTCCACTTTCAGGTGCACCTAAAGCCACGACAAAAGGGTTAGCTGCAGTTTGCTGAAGGGAGAATCCCAGGGCAATCACGAAAAATGTGAATAAGATAAAGATAAAAGATCCGGAATGAACAGCAGGGATCATGATCAATGCGCCTACTGCAGAGATCACTAAACCGGCGATAATTCCCTTCTTGTAACCGATTTTATTTAAAATATCTACTTTACTGGCTTGAGAAGCGAAGTACAGCAACAGTGATCCAATAAAGTATCCGCCGTAAAATGTGAAGTCAATAAGCTGAGACTCAAACTGAGTTAGATTAAAGTGCGCTTTACAGAATGGTATAAAAATACCATTTGAAGCAGCAACAAAGCCCCAGAAAAAGAACACAGTAATAATTGTGTACAAAGCGGTGCCGTAATTTTTTTTTGATTGTTGTTCCATATAACCGTATTAACTTATTTTGGTGCGCTAAACATAAATAAAAAAAACTGTTTGCTAAAGTGTAATGTTTACACAGTGATAAATCGTATTACTGTTTTTAGGGAAAGATCGCCGGGGTACGATGGGAGATCTATTAAAATAATAAGGGTGATTTTATTCTTAAAATCGCATATTAGCATAATTTTAGAAGTTAGGTGAATGTTTGAAGCAATATTACAGGGGGTAGGTGCAGGTATATTATTTTCGTTTTTAACGGGGCCTGTGTTCTTTTCCATGATTAAAACGAGCATTGAGAAAGGCTTCAAAGCTGGGTTTTCTCTTGCGGTAGGTGTGATTTTTAGTGACATTATCTTTATCACCCTGACCATTTTCAGTGCACAATTTGTAGATTATAAGTCGGAGTATTTTCAATATATAGGCATCGTTGGAGGCCTCTTTTTATTTGGTATTGGTTTGTATTACCTATTTAACAAGGTAAAAGTAAGTTATGATGTGGGAGAGATTGCGAAGATTAAGAAACGCGGTTACATCCTTAAAGGCTTTTTAATGTGCCTCTTATCTCCTACTACCTTGATGTTCTGGATTATGGTAGGCGGCATCATCTCGGTGCAGCTGCACTTAACCATGGCAGAAAAAGTAGTGTTCTTTATTGTGGCTATGGCTACACAGCTGACCGTAGATGGCCTAAAGACTTATTATGCGGCTAAGCTGAGGTACCGCATCAAAGAGAAGACTATACAGAACCTGAACAGGGTTGCCGGCGCGGTGATCATCATCTTTGCCATCCGCTTATTTATTGAAGTCTTCCTGAAACATTTTAAATAAAAAAAATCCCCGTCAGGCTTAAACCAGACGGGGATGTATATTTTATTAAAGTGTCGTATTAATAAGCTCTTTGATTGTTTCCTTCTTTCCAGTTTACGAAAGCTTTAATCACAACTTTGTTACCACCAGGTGTTGGGTAGTTTCCTGAGAAATACCAGTCGCCAGTGTGATTAGGACAAGCCACGTGTAAATTGTCCAAAGTCTGATAGATCACTTCTACTTCTGCATTGATGTTTTCAGGAGTGATAATTTTCGTGATTTGTGCAGAGATCTCTTCTTGAGTAAAAGGTCTGTAAATGTCTTTCACATGGTTTACAATCTCTTCTTTTGGCAGCAGCAATGAAGCTTTACATTTCTGATAAACTTCTTCGATGATGTGTTCCATACCACGTGCTTTCAACAACTGAATAGCCGCTTCAAAAGCAACGAACTGTCCCATTTTAGACATATCGATACCATAGCAATCCGGGTAACGGATTTGCGGAGCAGAGGAAACAATAATGATTTTCTTAGGATGCAACCTGTCGATGATCTTAATGATACTTTGTTTCAGCGTAGTTCCACGAACGATCGAATCATCAATGGCCACTAAAGTATCCGTACCATTCTTGATCACTCCATAAGTAGTGTCATAAACATGGGCAACCATATCACTTCTATCGGCATCCTGAGTGATGAATGTTCTTAGTTTCACATCCTTAATCGCCAGTTTTTCCACTCTTGGACTCATGGATAGCAATTCATTCAGTTCTTCATCGTTCAGTTGTTCTTTACGATTCAGTAAAGTATCTTTTTGTACGCCTCTGATATAACCATGTAAGCCTTCTACCATTCCGTAGAAAGAAACTTCAGCTGTATTAGGGATAAAAGAGAATACCGTATTTTTTAGGTCTGCACTTACTGCTTTCAGAATCTGATCACATAACAATGCGCCTAAATGTTTTCTTTCTTTATAGATTTCTGCATCAGAACCTCTCGAAAAGTAAATGCGCTCAAATGAACATGCTCTTTTTTCCTGAGGCTCTCTAAAAATTTCCTCTGTTACTTTACCGTTTTTCTTAACGATCAAAGCATGTCCAGGTTGAATTTCTTTTACATCTTTAAATGGAATATTGAAAGCAGTTTGAATGGCTGGTCTTTCAGAAGCAGCGACTACAATTTCATCATCTGCATAATAGAATGCCGGACGAATTCCTGAAGGGTCACGTAAGATAAAAGCATCACCATTACCCACGATACCAGAGATCGCATAGCCACCATCCCAGTTCTTTGCAGAACGGCGTAAGATTTTAGCGATATCTAAACCTTCAGAGATCTTGTGTGTAATTTCAACGTTATCTAATCCTTCTTTTTTATAAGCATCAAAAAGCTCCTGATTCTCATCGTCCAGAAAATGACCGATTTTTTCAAGTACAGTTACTGTATCCGCTTTTTCTTTCGGGTGCTGTCCAAGCTCATATAATTGCTCTAATAACTCTTCCACATTCGTCATGTTGAAGTTACCAGCAATCACTAGATTACGGGTCATCCAGTTGTTTTGACGTAGGAAAGGGTGACAGTTTTCAATACTATTCTGACCATGGGTACCGTATCTAAGGTGACCTAGTAGAACTTCTCCAATAAAACTAACATTAGTTTTCAACCATTCTGCATCTTGCATCAGCTCTGGCGTTTCATTCTGAATGTCTACAAATTTACTTTGTACATATCCAAAAATATCCGCAACAGCATTTTGAGCCATAGACCGGTACCTGCTGATGTAGCGGTGACCTGGTTTAACATCAAGTTTAATGGTTGCAATACCGGCGCCATCTTGTCCACGGTTGTGTTGCTTTTCCATTAAAAGGTAAAGCTTATTAAGGCCATAAAGGGTGGTACCGTATTTTTCCTGGTAGTATGAGAGAGGTTTTAAAAGGCGGATAAAGGCAATACCGCATTCGTGCTTGATCGAGTCGCTCATTGTGTGTGATTTGAGCCGCAAATTTACCGTTAATAATTCTCAGAACCTAGAAAGAAATACAATCTTTCATTAAGATTATAATCACTTAATCAAATACCGTTTAAAGCGTTTAGCAAGTAAAATAACGAGATCAGCACCCACAAAGAAACCGCTCTGGAAGGAGCGGTTTCTGGTATATATCGACAGATCTTTTAAATGGATCTGATTATTTTTAAGGTTGATCTGGTCATTTTAAAGTTTAGCGATGACGAAATCGTTCAGGTTCAACTTAGAGACATCGTTTTTAACCAATGCGTGTTCTTTAGAAGAACCGCTCAATTTCAAGTCTGAATAACCGCTGATGTCGGTATAAAGACTGCTAACTTTTGCATTTACATCTGCTTTGGCTTCGTCTTTTAAGAAGATCTGAAGAACCGCTAAATCAAAGTTACCACGGGTTTTAACGGTTGCAGTATTTGCGGCATCAATTCTCTGCAGGTCTTTTACATATACATAGATCGTGCTGTTGTCCGTAGAGTTGATGTGTAAGGTATATCCTTTTTGAACTACGCTTGTTCCGTTTTCAGCTAAAGCATCATAGCTGCTGATGTCCTCTCTGTTTCCTTGTACCAGAACTACTTTGGCGTTGCCGGTTACCACTACTTTATTGAATTTTACCGGAGCAGCGATGCTCAGTGGTGTTTTCTCCTTTGCGAATGTTGTGAATGCTGAAGAGGTTAAAACGATAGCAGTTAGAGAAGTTGCGATTAGAGTTTTGATGGCAGTTTTCATATCTTTTAATTTTTTAAGTTTTAAATTTTTAAGGTTGTTTTGTAGATAAGACGTAGCCAAATGAGAAACGTTTCAGCGATTTTCTGCGCTTTAGACCATGGGAGTGTACCTCTCGACGAAATGCCAGAACTTCTCGACCAATCGACGAA
It contains:
- a CDS encoding RNA methyltransferase — encoded protein: MRIEHQIRAFEQIFKSYDGLLPLHRFLHLYFKQNKKMGSSDRRWSSRYIYSFFRLGKALMKEPQVQRLAIADFLCNHTHSLVVDTYLSEFADQIELPLKAKLALIQSVFPAFNLEDVFSFHQNLSAEVEQGDFFESFFTQPDLFLRITKGHLKALLSDLQAHEVPVKELSETTLALPNGTKLENIFPNQKFYQVQDLSSQKTGLFFEPKAYDRWWDCCAASGGKSLLLHDLEPSVQLVVSDVRETSLNNLDDRFHEAGIKKYQKKVLDLLQNNDQDLHDYVFDGIVLDAPCSGSGTWGRTPEMLYYFDAHKITMYNRLQKGIASNVVKYLKVGKPLIYITCSVFKQENEEVVRFLEEMLPLKLEKMEVVKGYKDAADTMFVARLIKTEA
- a CDS encoding ABC transporter substrate-binding protein, whose protein sequence is MISVQNHPLQLSGNKYWLIICIAFLFSACSPKIRKPANKTPEGQGKVKEVEKPVERFTQANISLLIPFRLNEINLRTATKAEVDKSAMAIDFYQGFKMGIDSAASLGLNFKVNVFDTRDSNAQIDALINKGTLTYTNLVVGPVFPQGIKHLMPYSIARNIPVISPLAATHPEEFNNPNLISVVNNIDLHAAKIVNYVAKNYAPENTIVVLINPKTSSDEVLGGPLREYFKASKKVFLVQEYPSVFSMETKMQKGKQYVVIVTSSDRKFVVPTLDRLVKIKNKGYDLNLFGHPDWIKQNYNVDKLQALNTSITASYHVNYRSAATVQFVKKYREAFKFEPSEYSFKGFDIGFYFGKLFAEHGANYLKYLTKEKYEGLHNSFDFRHDEKLGYINTSLMLLRYKNFAINVVE
- the guaA gene encoding glutamine-hydrolyzing GMP synthase yields the protein MLEKIIILDFGSQYTQLIARRVRELNVYCEIHPFNNIPEITSDVKGIIFSGSPFSVRQADAPQIDLTKFHLKFPVLGVCYGAQYMAQQLGGEVQASSTREYGRANLNFVASGNKLFKNINLDSQVWMSHGDTITKIPENFELIASTDSVKVAAYQIKDSETYAIQFHPEVTHSTDGKQLLENFLVDICGCHQEWTSEAFVETIIADLKETIGDDKVVLGLSGGVDSSVAAVLLHKAIGTNLHCIFVDNGLLRKDEYESVLEQYKHLGLNIKGVDAKDRFLSQLAGVTDPELKRKAIGRVFIEVFDTEAHLVEDVKWLAQGTIYPDVIESISVNGGPSATIKSHHNVGGLPDFMKLKVVEPLKTLFKDEVRRVGTSLGLEHFIIGRHPFPGPGLAIRILGEVTPEKVAILQEADAIYINNLKEAGLYDKVWQAGAIFLPVQSVGVMGDERTYENAICLRAVESVDGMTADWCHLPYNVLAKISNEIINKVKGINRVVYDISSKPPATIEWE
- a CDS encoding deoxycytidylate deaminase, which produces MSKKSFDHIYMNLAVDLAARSHCVRAHVGAVLTKDTRIISIGYNGPPPETHNCDEEWPETGCDRDSRGSCSLALHAEENAILYASKNGSKIEGATLYTTLSPCIACARLILSSGIRKVLYLDSYAEYKGLPSDEGVDFLRRFGVEVNKYQIEVN
- a CDS encoding MFS transporter, with amino-acid sequence MEQQSKKNYGTALYTIITVFFFWGFVAASNGIFIPFCKAHFNLTQFESQLIDFTFYGGYFIGSLLLYFASQASKVDILNKIGYKKGIIAGLVISAVGALIMIPAVHSGSFIFILFTFFVIALGFSLQQTAANPFVVALGAPESGTHRLNLAGGINNLGGLMGPVIVSVVLFGTANDAVPKAVEISSINNLYLILAGLFIAVAIFFALSKLPEVTSNEKVEASPKPNGPLVVMILGFLMVAAAGPLANATGISASVFVYSSLAIILGALLFAYTVKKDNPEKWGAMQYPQLVLGMLAIFMYVGTEVTIQSNLGALLNLKEFGGLAESEIKQYISLYWGSMMIGRWTGAISAFKMSKTMRNILTVIVPFVAFGVILVVNHFTGTDVGNLYVYGICIAVMIVAFYLGQEKPAKTLAIFGTLGAISMLIGLLTTGHIAIFAFVSGGLCCSIMWPSIFALSITGLNKYTSQGSSFLIMMILGGAIIPPIQGELADTIGIHSSYIVPAIGFAYLIFFAWRVSAVLKSQGINVENIEAEGGH
- a CDS encoding LysE family translocator; protein product: MFEAILQGVGAGILFSFLTGPVFFSMIKTSIEKGFKAGFSLAVGVIFSDIIFITLTIFSAQFVDYKSEYFQYIGIVGGLFLFGIGLYYLFNKVKVSYDVGEIAKIKKRGYILKGFLMCLLSPTTLMFWIMVGGIISVQLHLTMAEKVVFFIVAMATQLTVDGLKTYYAAKLRYRIKEKTIQNLNRVAGAVIIIFAIRLFIEVFLKHFK
- a CDS encoding class II glutamine amidotransferase, translating into MSDSIKHECGIAFIRLLKPLSYYQEKYGTTLYGLNKLYLLMEKQHNRGQDGAGIATIKLDVKPGHRYISRYRSMAQNAVADIFGYVQSKFVDIQNETPELMQDAEWLKTNVSFIGEVLLGHLRYGTHGQNSIENCHPFLRQNNWMTRNLVIAGNFNMTNVEELLEQLYELGQHPKEKADTVTVLEKIGHFLDDENQELFDAYKKEGLDNVEITHKISEGLDIAKILRRSAKNWDGGYAISGIVGNGDAFILRDPSGIRPAFYYADDEIVVAASERPAIQTAFNIPFKDVKEIQPGHALIVKKNGKVTEEIFREPQEKRACSFERIYFSRGSDAEIYKERKHLGALLCDQILKAVSADLKNTVFSFIPNTAEVSFYGMVEGLHGYIRGVQKDTLLNRKEQLNDEELNELLSMSPRVEKLAIKDVKLRTFITQDADRSDMVAHVYDTTYGVIKNGTDTLVAIDDSIVRGTTLKQSIIKIIDRLHPKKIIIVSSAPQIRYPDCYGIDMSKMGQFVAFEAAIQLLKARGMEHIIEEVYQKCKASLLLPKEEIVNHVKDIYRPFTQEEISAQITKIITPENINAEVEVIYQTLDNLHVACPNHTGDWYFSGNYPTPGGNKVVIKAFVNWKEGNNQRAY
- a CDS encoding GIN domain-containing protein, whose protein sequence is MKTAIKTLIATSLTAIVLTSSAFTTFAKEKTPLSIAAPVKFNKVVVTGNAKVVLVQGNREDISSYDALAENGTSVVQKGYTLHINSTDNSTIYVYVKDLQRIDAANTATVKTRGNFDLAVLQIFLKDEAKADVNAKVSSLYTDISGYSDLKLSGSSKEHALVKNDVSKLNLNDFVIAKL